A single Elaeis guineensis isolate ETL-2024a chromosome 15, EG11, whole genome shotgun sequence DNA region contains:
- the LOC105058233 gene encoding uncharacterized TPR repeat-containing protein At1g05150, with amino-acid sequence MDLSRTEKARQIFEQFDVNGDGGLDREEMANLVAAVNPHVKFTDEQLSAILDEVFRTYADFTIPGPGLTLDGLRRTYDDGTGDVDRDFQALSFHAPSSSSSSTAASPDPNHRVVSESTSAILDDLEILIKRLRSKQMSKDGNSFASFSDSGWSRDLGSGDSTERPVLWDESGPHYVLFLKELAALRGRADTAVLQEEAFDGHMAIGRALYKQQLYQEALASFHRASELQPTDARSHFHAGNSLCALRKHAEARGELLLALEAAEAGVDRWAHLLPQIHVNLGVSMEGEGMLLGACEHYREAAILCPTHFRALKLLGSALFGVGEYQDAKKALEEAVLLRPDYADARCDLGSVLHALGEDERAVQEFQKAIDLKPGHVDALYNLGGLFMDSGRFARATEMYTRVLTICPNHWQAQLNKAVSLLGAGEAEEARKALKEAFKMTKRVELYDAIAHLKKLKKKDKKKKKKKPLPDGNGDESFLLVDPSKFRMVGLESVVRQDLADALEIRAFQKLTRLSCCNVDLLKKELNQNDVPISYSGSRAPEKSIHRVALERIVHKTLHFLKGEMFEEAFKAINEKVLSVMVASASARVDLGMFFAVLAPICSGPAGKRKRVAFDALLWRPNNEYRAEIRRCDAVAYIKLLRAVYIPSHDSSDMIAVHGMPDVSRISFREFVEMFDDPDRGFGILDTLVKLEAGDRIRHGRRTCFMCQYPIVGSIFKETRYNFNLCSRCYSEGKVPSNFKREDYEFKEYGNLTESVRDKSLCFNLHPKTY; translated from the coding sequence ATGGATTTGTCTCGAACCGAGAAGGCGAGGCAAATCTTCGAGCAGTTCGACGTCAACGGCGATGGCGGGCTCGACCGGGAGGAGATGGCCAACCTCGTGGCCGCCGTCAACCCCCACGTCAAGTTCACCGACGAGCAGCTAAGCGCCATCCTCGACGAGGTCTTCCGCACCTACGCCGACTTCACCATTCCTGGTCCCGGCCTCACCCTCGACGGCCTCCGACGCACCTACGACGACGGCACCGGCGACGTCGATCGCGACTTCCAagccctctccttccatgccccctcctcctcctcctcctccactgcCGCCTCCCCCGACCCCAACCACCGCGTTGTCTCTGAGTCCACCTCCGCCATCCTCGACGACCTCGAGATCCTCATCAAACGCCTCCGCTCGAAACAAATGTCCAAGGATGGCAATAGCTTCGCTAGCTTCTCGGACTCCGGGTGGTCCCGGGATCTCGGCTCCGGCGACTCCACCGAGAGGCCGGTGCTCTGGGACGAGAGCGGGCCCCACTATGTCCTCTTCCTCAAGGAGCTTGCCGCTCTCCGCGGCCGCGCCGACACTGCTGTATTACAGGAGGAGGCGTTCGACGGCCACATGGCCATTGGTCGAGCACTCTACAAGCAGCAGTTATACCAGGAAGCTCTCGCCAGCTTCCACCGTGCCAGCGAGCTGCAGCCAACCGACGCCCGCTCCCACTTCCACGCTGGGAACTCCCTCTGCGCCCTCCGTAAGCACGCGGAGGCTAGAGGGGAACTCTTGCTCGCTCTCGAGGCCGCCGAGGCCGGGGTGGACCGATGGGCACATCTCCTCCCCCAGATCCACGTCAATCTTGGCGTTTCCATGGAAGGGGAGGGAATGCTCCTTGGTGCTTGCGAGCACTACCGAGAGGCGGCCATTCTCTGCCCCACCCATTTCAGAGCTCTGAAGCTCCTCGGCAGCGCTCTTTTCGGCGTCGGCGAGTACCAGGATGCCAAGAAGGCGTTGGAGGAGGCGGTCTTGTTGAGGCCGGACTACGCCGACGCCCGCTGCGATCTCGGCTCGGTCCTGCATGCATTGGGGGAGGACGAGAGGGCGGTGCAGGAGTTCCAGAAGGCCATTGATTTGAAGCCCGGGCATGTGGATGCATTGTATAATCTTGGAGGATTGTTTATGGATTCGGGGAGGTTTGCGAGAGCCACGGAGATGTACACCAGGGTGCTGACGATTTGCCCCAACCACTGGCAGGCGCAGCTGAACAAGGCGGTGTCACTGCTAGGGGCTGGGGAGGCTGAGGAGGCCAGAAAGGCACTTAAGGAGGCCTTCAAGATGACAAAGAGGGTGGAGCTCTATGATGCAATTGCCCACCTCAagaagctgaagaagaaggacaagaagaagaagaagaagaagccactGCCTGATGGGAATGGAGATGAGTCTTTTCTCTTGGTGGATCCTTCCAAGTTCAGGATGGTGGGGTTGGAGTCTGTGGTGAGACAGGATTTGGCTGATGCACTGGAAATCAGAGCCTTCCAAAAGCTCACAAGGTTAAGCTGCTGCAATGTGGATCTTTTGAAGAAGGAATTGAATCAGAATGATGTCCCTATATCTTATTCTGGTAGCCGTGCTCCTGAGAAATCTATTCACAGGGTTGCCTTGGAAAGAATTGTCCACAAGACGCTTCATTTTCTCAAAGGTGAGATGTTCGAAGAGGCGTTCAAAGCAATCAATGAGAAGGTTCTCTCCGTCATGGTTGCTTCCGCCTCTGCCCGGGTGGATTTGGGCATGTTCTTTGCTGTTCTCGCTCCGATCTGCTCGGGTCCTGCCGGCAAGCGGAAAAGAGTGGCCTTTGATGCACTTTTATGGCGGCCTAACAACGAATACAGGGCCGAAATCAGAAGATGTGATGCAGTTGCTTATATTAAGCTGCTGAGGGCTGTTTATATCCCTTCACATGATTCTAGTGATATGATTGCAGTGCATGGCATGCCTGATGTCTCAAGGATCTCTTTCCGTGAGTTCGTCGAGATGTTTGATGATCCAGACAGGGGTTTTGGCATATTGGACACATTGGTGAAGCTCGAAGCTGGTGATCGGATTCGCCATGGCCGGCGTACCTGTTTTATGTGTCAGTATCCAATCGTAGGGTCTATATTTAAGGAGACACGGTATAATTTCAACCTCTGCAGTCGTTGCTACAGTGAAGGGAAGGTGCCATCTAATTTCAAGCGGGAGGATTATGAGTTCAAAGAGTATGGAAACTTGACTGAATCCGTGAGAGATAAGTCCTTGTGTTTTAATTTACATCCAAAAACCTATTAA
- the LOC105058234 gene encoding uncharacterized protein has protein sequence MDSDYLNPSPDTQPDWMNMRIQMEKVAEFLELPPISTEFDITTVPSPAFNNSPTIPTSPMLSGPQLTIPFVGTTTTQDQPIAPTFFARPTPNTDTGPWGAGDTSPSPKPCSVAAMREMIFRIAAMQPIHVDPEAVKPPRRRNVKISKDPQSVAARLRRERISERIRILQRLVPGGTKMDTASMLDEAIHYVKFLKSQVQSLQRAAAGRTMGVAAPFSAVGFSSSGNQSGFGMAYQLPDQRFIKSSYMNSNHIC, from the coding sequence ATGGACTCAGACTACTTAAATCCCTCCCCAGATACCCAACCGGATTGGATGAACATGAGGATCCAAATGGAGAAAGTTGCTGAATTCTTGGAGCTACCACCAATATCCACCGAGTTCGATATCACTACTGTTCCCTCCCCAGCATTCAACAACTCTCCAACCATCCCAACCTCTCCCATGCTATCTGGTCCCCAACTCACCATACCTTTCGTTGGTACCACCACCACGCAAGACCAACCCATTGCACCCACGTTCTTCGCCAGGCCCACACCGAACACCGACACTGGGCCATGGGGCGCCGGTGATACCTCCCCCAGTCCCAAGCCGTGCTCCGTGGCGGCGATGCGGGAGATGATATTCCGGATAGCCGCTATGCAGCCCATCCACGTTGACCCAGAGGCGGTGAAGCCCCCCAGGCGGCGTAACGTTAAGATCTCCAAGGACCCCCAGAGCGTGGCCGCGCGGCTCCGGCGAGAGCGGATTAGCGAACGGATCCGAATACTGCAGCGGCTCGTCCCCGGTGGGACGAAGATGGACACGGCTTCGATGCTGGATGAGGCGATCCACTACGTCAAGTTTTTGAAGAGCCAGGTGCAGTCACTGCAGCGGGCAGCGGCCGGAAGGACCATGGGGGTCGCTGCACCATTCTCGGCCGTAGGATTTTCATCTAGTGGAAACCAGTCGGGCTTCGGAATGGCGTACCAGCTGCCAGATCAAAGGTTCATAAAGTCTAGCTATATGAATTCGAACCACATATGTTGA